The Micromonospora sp. M71_S20 genome window below encodes:
- a CDS encoding ABC transporter ATP-binding protein: MRFTPAGDPGVPDIRSATRYLVWLAGRHKVLLTVGILLGVVWMVAQALVPAAVGRAVDGLTRRDEDALLTWGLALLGLGVLQAGAGILRHRCAVHNFLAGAYRTVQLTVGAANRLGAALPRRVSAGEVVSIGTADISQIGAAIDITARGAGAVVAIVTVGVILLGASVPLGLVVVLGVPLLMAVVGLLIRPLHRQQQAYRDSEGALTARAGDIVSGLRVLRGVGGEPVLSARYRSRSQALRADGLRVARIESLLEAAQVLLPGAFLVLVTWLGARFALRGEISAGELVAFYGYTAFLVSPLRQLTEAVDKLTRGHVAARRVVRLLRLTPELLDPTRSTALPDGPGELVDVTSGVTVRPGRFTALAATAPEDAAAVVDRLGRYVDSDATLHGVPLREVALATVRERILVADNDAHLFTGPLRAELDPHDRADDATIAAALAAASATDIVEALPAGLDSAVAERGREFSGGQQQRLRLARALVADPETLLLVEPTSAVDAHTEARIADRLGAARTGHTTLICTTSPLVLHRADHVIFVEDGKVVAEGSHTALLDGEPRYRATVSRGED, translated from the coding sequence ATGCGTTTCACACCGGCCGGCGACCCCGGCGTACCCGACATCCGCTCGGCGACCCGCTACCTCGTGTGGCTGGCCGGGCGGCACAAGGTGCTGCTCACCGTCGGCATCCTGCTGGGCGTCGTCTGGATGGTCGCCCAGGCGCTGGTGCCGGCGGCCGTCGGCCGGGCCGTCGACGGGCTCACCCGCCGCGACGAGGACGCCCTGCTGACCTGGGGGTTGGCGCTGCTCGGGCTGGGCGTGCTCCAGGCCGGTGCGGGGATCCTGCGGCACCGGTGCGCGGTGCACAACTTCCTCGCCGGGGCGTACCGGACGGTGCAGCTGACCGTGGGCGCGGCGAACCGGCTCGGTGCCGCGCTGCCCCGCCGGGTCTCCGCCGGCGAGGTGGTGAGCATCGGCACGGCCGACATCAGCCAGATCGGCGCGGCCATCGACATCACCGCCCGGGGCGCCGGCGCGGTCGTGGCGATCGTGACCGTCGGGGTGATCCTCCTCGGCGCCTCGGTGCCGCTCGGGCTGGTCGTGGTGCTCGGCGTGCCGCTGCTGATGGCGGTCGTCGGGCTGCTCATCCGGCCGCTGCACCGGCAGCAGCAGGCGTACCGGGACTCGGAGGGGGCGCTGACCGCCCGGGCCGGCGACATCGTCTCCGGGCTGCGGGTGCTGCGCGGCGTCGGCGGTGAGCCGGTGCTCTCCGCCCGCTACCGGTCGCGCTCGCAGGCGCTGCGCGCCGACGGCCTGCGGGTGGCCCGGATCGAGTCGCTGCTGGAGGCGGCCCAGGTGCTGCTACCGGGGGCGTTCCTGGTGCTGGTCACCTGGCTCGGCGCCCGGTTCGCGCTGCGCGGCGAGATCAGCGCGGGTGAGCTGGTGGCGTTCTACGGCTACACCGCGTTCCTGGTCAGCCCGCTGCGGCAGCTCACCGAGGCGGTGGACAAGCTGACCCGGGGGCACGTCGCGGCCCGGCGGGTGGTGCGGCTGCTGCGGCTCACCCCGGAACTGCTCGACCCGACCCGTTCGACCGCCCTGCCGGACGGCCCCGGCGAGCTGGTCGACGTGACCTCCGGCGTGACGGTACGGCCGGGCCGGTTCACCGCGCTCGCCGCCACCGCCCCCGAGGACGCGGCGGCGGTCGTGGACCGCCTCGGCCGGTACGTCGACTCGGACGCGACGCTGCACGGCGTACCGCTGCGGGAGGTGGCGCTGGCGACGGTGCGGGAGCGGATCCTGGTGGCCGACAACGACGCGCACCTGTTCACCGGCCCGCTGCGCGCGGAGCTGGACCCGCACGACCGGGCCGACGACGCGACGATCGCGGCGGCGCTGGCGGCGGCGAGCGCGACCGACATCGTCGAGGCCCTGCCGGCGGGGCTGGACAGCGCGGTCGCCGAGCGCGGCCGGGAGTTCTCCGGCGGCCAGCAGCAGCGGCTGCGGCTGGCCCGCGCGCTGGTCGCCGACCCGGAGACCCTGCTGCTGGTCGAGCCGACCAGCGCCGTGGACGCGCACACCGAGGCCCGGATCGCGGACCGGCTCGGCGCCGCCCGGACGGGCCACACCACCCTGATCTGTACCACCAGCCCGCTCGTGCTGCACCGCGCCGACCACGTGATCTTCGTGGAGGACGGCAAGGTGGTGGCCGAGGGGTCGCACACCGCACTGCTCGACGGCGAGCCGCGCTACCGGGCGACGGTCAGCCGGGGGGAGGACTGA
- a CDS encoding Na+/H+ antiporter, translated as MGGLELIVVLGVTVLVGTTLGGRYSVAPPVLLITMGALLALLPPLSHVVLEPDVVLLLFLPAILYKESITTSLREIRTNLLAIGLLAVGLVVATMVTVSLVVQRFGVDPAAAWVLGAVLAPTDAAAVAGLAKRMPRRILTTLHAESLINDGTALVLFSVGVGLIVGGTEPGLLGLTERFVLASAGGVAAGLLVGWAVILVRRRLDDPLREGALSVLTPFVAFLLAEFVHASGVLAVVVAGLMLAYAAPRVIRARSRVLAYGFWDLATFLINGGLFVLLGMQIPRALHGVTSLSVMRALVIAVVVTGVVVLTRMLWIHLAAFAFLVVDRRAAEQDERVNWRVRTAAGWAGFRGAVSLAAALAVPVTTSTGTRVHDRDLIIFATAVVILLTMLIQGTTLPAVVGWAGLVGDTRRVGELRLARMRATEAALAVLPEVADRLGATPDAVDRIRADYEQHLDDVRSTDESQSAEQARELDRRLRLAVLEHKRREVTRLRDTNEIDDIVLRELQAVLDIEEIRLLGPELNE; from the coding sequence GTGGGCGGTCTCGAACTGATCGTGGTGCTGGGCGTCACGGTGCTGGTCGGCACGACCCTCGGCGGGCGGTACAGCGTGGCGCCCCCGGTCCTGCTCATCACGATGGGCGCGCTGCTCGCGCTCCTGCCGCCGCTGTCCCACGTGGTGCTGGAACCCGACGTGGTGCTGCTGCTGTTCCTGCCGGCGATCCTCTACAAGGAGAGCATCACCACCAGCCTGCGTGAGATCCGCACGAACCTGCTCGCGATCGGGTTGCTCGCGGTGGGGCTGGTGGTGGCGACGATGGTCACGGTGTCGCTCGTCGTGCAGCGGTTCGGCGTCGACCCGGCCGCCGCCTGGGTGCTCGGCGCGGTGCTCGCGCCGACCGACGCGGCGGCGGTCGCCGGCCTCGCCAAGCGGATGCCGCGCCGGATCCTGACCACCCTGCACGCGGAGAGCCTGATCAACGACGGCACCGCGCTGGTGCTCTTCTCCGTCGGAGTGGGCCTGATCGTGGGCGGCACCGAGCCGGGGTTGCTCGGGCTGACCGAGCGGTTCGTCCTCGCGTCGGCCGGTGGCGTCGCCGCCGGGCTGCTGGTCGGCTGGGCGGTGATCCTGGTCCGGCGACGGCTCGACGACCCGCTGCGCGAGGGAGCGCTGAGCGTCCTCACGCCGTTCGTCGCCTTCCTCCTCGCCGAGTTCGTGCACGCCAGCGGCGTCCTGGCGGTGGTGGTCGCGGGCCTCATGCTGGCGTACGCCGCCCCCCGGGTCATCCGGGCCCGCTCCCGGGTGCTGGCGTACGGCTTCTGGGACCTCGCCACGTTCCTGATCAACGGCGGGCTCTTCGTGCTCCTGGGGATGCAGATCCCGCGCGCCCTGCACGGGGTGACCAGCCTGTCGGTGATGCGGGCGCTGGTCATCGCGGTGGTGGTGACCGGCGTGGTCGTGCTGACCCGGATGCTGTGGATCCACCTGGCGGCGTTCGCCTTCCTGGTCGTCGACCGCCGGGCGGCGGAGCAGGACGAGCGGGTCAACTGGCGGGTGCGGACGGCGGCCGGGTGGGCGGGGTTCCGGGGCGCGGTCTCCCTCGCGGCAGCCCTCGCCGTGCCGGTGACCACGTCCACCGGCACACGTGTGCACGATCGCGATCTGATCATCTTCGCCACCGCCGTGGTCATCCTGCTGACGATGTTGATCCAGGGCACCACGCTGCCCGCCGTCGTCGGGTGGGCGGGCCTGGTCGGCGACACCCGGCGGGTCGGCGAGCTGCGGCTGGCCCGGATGCGTGCCACCGAGGCCGCGCTGGCGGTGCTGCCCGAGGTCGCGGACCGGCTCGGCGCGACGCCGGACGCGGTCGACCGGATCCGGGCGGACTACGAGCAACACCTCGACGACGTCCGCTCCACGGACGAGAGCCAGTCGGCGGAGCAGGCCCGGGAACTCGACCGGCGGCTGCGGCTCGCCGTGCTCGAACACAAGCGGCGCGAGGTCACCAGGCTGCGGGACACGAACGAGATCGACGACATCGTCCTGCGGGAGTTGCAGGCGGTCCTCGACATCGAGGAGATCCGGCTGCTGGGACCGGAACTCAACGAGTAG
- a CDS encoding ABC transporter ATP-binding protein, whose protein sequence is MATALPVADGRQVRRYARTLARRHPRALGVALGLHALAAAAGLVAPWLLGDLVEGISRGTSGVTVDRIALLIAGFVLVQSVLVRFAHLASARLGERVLAELREEFVDRILALPLATVERAGTGDLLTRTSRDVSALSRTVRFAVPETLIAVVTGCFIVGALLLVDPLFALPCLLAVPLLWAGTRWYLRRAPDGYLRENAAYSDITDGISETVEGSRTTEALRQQARRRARTDADIHRSYAAERYTLRLRTVFFPIAEIGYVLPVVATLIIGGWFYLKGWVSLGEVTAATLYVQQLIDPVDRLLSWLDELQVGGASMARLLGVADADPPAGVPTRPATGSPGPTDPPPPGDRRLAARDVRYAYREGRDVLHGVTLVPKPGEKLAMVGPSGAGKSTLGRLLAGVHAPRTGSVTVAGRRLDELPLAELRTHVALVTQEHHVFIGTLRENVAMVRPGADESAVRSALAAVDALDWADGLPDGLDTVVGAGGHPLSPAQAQQLALARLVLADPHTLVLDEATSLIDPRAARHLERSLAAVLQGRTVVAIAHRLFSAHDADRVAVVEDGRIAEIGSHDELVAADGSYAALWRSWHGTGS, encoded by the coding sequence ATGGCCACCGCCCTGCCGGTCGCCGACGGGCGCCAGGTGCGCCGCTACGCCCGCACGCTGGCCCGCCGGCATCCGAGGGCGCTCGGGGTCGCGCTCGGGCTGCACGCGCTGGCCGCCGCGGCCGGCCTGGTCGCGCCGTGGCTGCTCGGCGACCTGGTCGAGGGGATCTCCCGGGGCACGTCCGGCGTCACCGTGGACCGCATCGCCCTGCTGATCGCCGGGTTCGTGCTGGTGCAGTCGGTGCTGGTCCGCTTCGCCCACCTGGCGTCGGCCCGGCTCGGCGAGCGGGTGCTGGCCGAGCTGCGCGAGGAGTTCGTCGACCGGATCCTGGCGTTGCCGCTGGCCACCGTGGAGCGGGCCGGCACGGGCGACCTGCTCACCAGGACGTCCCGGGACGTCTCGGCGCTGTCGCGGACGGTCCGGTTCGCGGTGCCGGAGACGCTGATCGCGGTCGTCACCGGCTGCTTCATCGTCGGCGCGCTGCTCCTGGTCGACCCGCTGTTCGCGCTGCCCTGCCTGCTCGCGGTGCCGCTGCTGTGGGCCGGCACCCGCTGGTACCTGCGCCGCGCCCCGGACGGCTACCTGCGGGAGAACGCCGCCTACTCCGACATCACCGACGGGATCAGCGAGACCGTCGAGGGTTCGCGGACCACGGAGGCGCTGCGGCAGCAGGCGCGCCGCCGGGCCCGCACCGACGCCGACATCCACCGGTCGTACGCGGCCGAGCGCTACACCCTGCGGCTGCGCACGGTGTTCTTCCCGATCGCCGAGATCGGCTACGTGCTGCCGGTGGTGGCGACGCTGATCATCGGCGGCTGGTTCTACCTGAAGGGCTGGGTGAGCCTCGGCGAGGTCACCGCCGCCACGCTCTACGTGCAGCAGCTGATCGACCCGGTCGACCGGCTGCTCTCCTGGCTGGACGAGTTGCAGGTCGGCGGCGCCTCCATGGCCCGCCTGCTCGGGGTGGCCGACGCCGACCCGCCGGCCGGCGTCCCGACCCGGCCCGCCACGGGCTCCCCGGGCCCGACCGATCCTCCGCCACCGGGGGACCGGCGGCTCGCCGCCCGGGACGTCCGGTACGCGTACCGGGAGGGTCGGGACGTGCTGCACGGGGTGACCCTGGTGCCAAAGCCGGGGGAGAAGCTGGCCATGGTGGGCCCCTCGGGCGCCGGCAAGTCGACGCTCGGCCGGCTGCTCGCCGGGGTGCACGCGCCCCGTACCGGCTCGGTCACGGTGGCCGGTCGGCGGCTAGACGAGCTGCCCCTGGCGGAGTTGCGGACGCACGTCGCCCTGGTCACCCAGGAGCACCACGTCTTCATCGGCACGCTGCGGGAGAACGTGGCGATGGTGCGTCCGGGCGCCGACGAGTCGGCGGTCCGGTCGGCGCTGGCCGCCGTCGACGCGCTCGACTGGGCCGACGGGCTGCCGGACGGGCTGGACACGGTGGTCGGTGCCGGCGGGCACCCGCTGTCGCCCGCGCAGGCGCAGCAGCTGGCGCTGGCCCGGCTGGTGCTGGCCGACCCGCACACCCTGGTGCTGGACGAGGCCACCTCGCTGATCGACCCCCGCGCCGCCCGGCACCTGGAACGGTCCCTCGCGGCCGTCCTCCAGGGCCGCACGGTCGTGGCCATCGCGCACCGCCTCTTCTCGGCGCACGACGCCGACCGCGTGGCGGTGGTGGAGGACGGCCGGATCGCCGAGATCGGCTCGCACGACGAGCTGGTCGCGGCCGACGGCTCCTACGCGGCCCTCTGGCGCTCCTGGCACGGCACCGGCTCCTGA